A window of Macaca mulatta isolate MMU2019108-1 chromosome 7, T2T-MMU8v2.0, whole genome shotgun sequence genomic DNA:
CAGGGCCTTACTTTTAAGGCCTTGAAATTTTTAattctcccttcttctttctATGCGATTTTGGTTTCCAAAAGTCTACATTGAACAGGTATTATTAGGGCGAaattgctgttgctgctgctgctgctgctgattaCAAACAATAGGCTGCAAGCAAGCTGTGTTTCCATTTAAAAGCTCTTGTTTGCTGCCTCGACAAGCAAGGGGTACTGGATAGCACTTTTCGGTTAGattctaataaaaagaaagaaagttttaaatttctctctccaaGCACTTTGTCAGCCAGGGTTTTCCCTCTTGCCTGCCCTGCAGTTAAGGAAATCTAAGAGGTGGAAGGTGGGGCGGGCTGGAGGGCCACAGACAGCCGCTGACCCAGACGCCCCCTCTCCCGCCCCGGGGCGAGGCTGCGCGCTGTCACTTATTGGTCAGTAGGGTCCCGGACCTTGACCAATCGCCTCGGACCGGGTCGTCATGGCGACGGGCCACGCTAACACCTGGTGGCGGAGGGAGGCCCACTTGCTGAAAGGCAAGGCGCGATGGCGCAGAACTTGTATGGTCCGGGAGTCCGGATAGGCAACTGGAACGAGGACGTCTACCTGGAGGAGGTACGCAGGGTGTGGCCGGGCGCGGACCCGCAGCTCAGGAACTCCCAGACCCTCCTCTAAGTTCAGTCCCCTGCTTTGAGCGCCTCAAGCCTCCTCTCTCACCCAGCATACAGTGAATACCTCTAAAATCCCCGCCCCTCCGCCCCTCCCCCTCACCCAATCTCTAAACTCCCTAGGAATCCTACCTGCCCAACAAATCCAGGTCTCACTGACCTCTACTCCGAGCACCCTGACTTTTCTTTCTGCGggtcccttggcctcccaaagtcggGCACCTTGACTCTTAAGCCCCTGGCCTGTGTCTCCCGCTTAGCCTAGAGTCCCACTAAGTCCCCCGTATTCCTTACAGTCTGACAGCCTCAGGCTGTGGGCCAGGTGAGAACACAGGCTCTAGGCAGAAATAatatccctccccactccaacCCTGCCACACTTGCCCTCTTGAATGACCCTGAGTGTTCCTTTTACTGACATTGTACTCTCTGCCTTATATTCCCCCAAGGTGGTCTTAACAAGGCTCTGAGCCATTCGTGTATGGGTCAGGTTGGGGAGGGGTGGACTTTCTAGTGTCAGTCATCATACAGTCGAGGGAAACCTCAGCAGGGAAGACATGGCCTCCAAATGTCACTCAAGATGGTATCTGGCTGGAGTAATTACTggtgatgtttctttttctttgttttgcctttctcatttttctaaacattctataatgtagtaaaaatattaaagtaatgCTAAAAATGTTCCATCATTCCCATTATGctcacattccttttttttgtcCTCAAATTTTGAGTTTTCAACTTGGAAGAGCTTCTGACCTAAAAGTTGTTAATACTAACATCTGTATTATTCAGGGCTACTGttgttgattttctctttaaCTAGGAGCTTATGAAAGACTTCTTAGAGAAGAGAGACAAGGGGAAACTTCTCATACAGAGACGTAGAAGACTAAAACAGAATCTTTTGAGACCGGTAACTTTAAATTCAAACATTGTTTTCAAATTCTGTGTGAgtatatgtaaagaaaaaaatttcataacCGAGTTACCATTTGgaaaataacagtttttaaaaacaaattttgcaaTGTTTAAATTCTTCTAAGATCTTAGAAACATAAAGGAAGTCTGCCCTAAATCATGTTTACctgcattttacaaataaagaaataaatgagttaatatataaataagtaaaatgccCTTTAGTTGGTAATCGACAACTTTTTCAATGAATGTTGAATTTCTAGAATAATGAGGAAATCCATGTGATTTTCACCAGCTTCATTTGGCTTCATTTGGGATTACTGGGAGCTTTGCCTTGGCaaaggcaaagggaaaggaagaaggaactAAGGTTCAAGTGAAATCCTGAATGAAATGGGTACTAGtctgagaaggaagaaaattgcCTTGGCCGTGACTGTTGAGGAATTGCATGGTTTATGTAATAAACTACTATTAAAATTGTAGATGCAACTTTCCATGACTGAAGATGGTTATGTTCATTACGGTGACAAGGTGATGCTTGTGAATCCTGATGATCCTGACACAGAAGCTGATGTGTTTCTGGGTGGGGACCTGAGCCTGTGTATGACTCCAGATGAAATTCAGTCCCATCTGAGAGATGAATTAGAGGTACCCTGTGGCCTGAGCGCAGTTCAAGCCAAGACCCCAATTGGCAGAAACACTTTTATCATTTTGAGGTAAAGAGACTTTAATTTGCAGTTCATTTTCATCATAAATATGTTTCACTTGCAGCTTAAAGATTCCTAGGTATTGGAGCCGCTGAGTGGAGGGAAAGGTTTTGTTAACATTTTCCGTGATTTTCATCTTGCTTTGCTTACTTTGAGAGTTATTGTTAAGGGAACTTTACAATCCCTTTTTATCTTAGACAGCAGGATAATTGTGTTCAATTCAAAATGCTTAAATCATGAGTATTGGATCCAGGGAATTAAATTCATATTCTGCCTGGAAGCAAAGTGGCTTTTCCCTACAACGTTTTGGAACTCTTTGAGCTCATTtgagtgttttcattgttcttaATATGGCTACgttattttttacaataaaaatgtatagttTAATACAAGGTGGCACTAGATGGGATTTGCTCTTTTAAAGTTAACTGTCCATTAAAAATGTACTTGAAGAGATTTTGAAAATGAACAATTAAATCCTTAGGGAAGAAATAGATATATGATCACAATGAAAAACTATTACTAATTCATATAACAGCAATGTAAGCATTGCAAGAATATATAGACccggaccaggtgcagtggctcctgcctataatcccaacactttgggaagtcaaggtgggcagatcacctgaggtcaagagttcgagaccagactggccaacatgtcgaaaccccatctctacgaaaaatacaaaaatgagctgggcatggtggcaggctcctgtaattctagctacttgtgTCAGTGaagcataagaatcacttgaacctgggaggtggaggttgcagtgagccaagattgcaccaccaaacaccagcctgggggaaaaaaagaatatatagacAGTTCTTCAAGCTCTAATTTAGATTTCTTTTGAATACATATGTTAAGACAACTAAAAATGGATCACAACCTCTGTTTCCTGAAGGATTAAGAGGAAACTGTATTAAATGTCTACAAGTGTGTTACCTTGGTTCTCTCTGAAGATGTCAAAGCACTTGACCAGAATTCCTTAGTATACATTAGCAAGACATGGTTAGTTTACTCTAACCAGAGGCTCACAAAGTGGGGATGCTTTGTGTTCTAGCTATGGTGCAGGGTAGGGAGTAGGGTGCTAGCTGGATTTTGAGACCAAAAGAAAACaccttttatttaattatttaattcagTTACAGTATGTGAATATAAATTATCGAAAAAACTGATTATAAACAAAATTGCATGCATAAACATAGAGTCATAGAATGATTCTAATACAGAGAGTTTACATTTACATTATACTTATTGTCTGTGGACAGTGTACACGGAGATGCCACTGGTCAAGTCCTTAGATATGGGCAGGACTTTTGCCTGGGGATAACAGGAGGATTTGACAACAAAATGGTGAGTTATCACTTTGCATATCTACTTTGGATCAGTCCTTTCTGTTGCACCAAAATGGGACCATAACTATCTACTCAAGTGGACAGAGAACTCTAGAGACATGGGCTCCATCCCTGACTTCACTATGGTTTCAGCTTGCAGCTTTTCACAGGCAGTTTCGGGCCAAGCCAGTCTTTCCTTTTAACTTCCCAAATTACAAAAACTATACCCTTAAAAGCTAACGTGTAAGGGGGGAAAGCCATTTCACAATGCAGCTGGCAAAAAGCAAAAGTTTATATCACTTCCACCTGTAAATTAAATGATTGAATTCATTAATAGCCATCTGATACCTGTCAAATGTTGCCAATGCTAGCAAGGCATATTATCTGCCaacttttttatttaaacttttgatGATCAGACTTTTGCCTAGTATGGGAGTAAGGACAATTTGAGTTGCTTAAATTTGCATAAATCAGGGAGCCTTGAGGATTAGGAAGTATAATAGAACCAGATAGATTTGGGTTTGAACTTCAGATGTGTACCTATGGGATGGGAATTGGGGTAAGTTATTTAATGCCTTTTGAGCCTGTTTCTCATCTATAAGATGGTGAGTATTAGTCTaccttactacatgccaggcagtGTTGTAAATGCTTCACATATTTTAACTCTCCTAATCCTCCAAACATGTCTTTGAGGTAGGGACTATTTTACCTTTAATTTACTGGTGGAAACACTGAGGCACTAAGAGGTTAAGTGATTTCTGACTCAAGTCACTCAGTTAGCAAGTAGCAGAGCTAGTACtatatcacattttttattgaattaaaaattcatttactaTATAATGTAgcgttattaatattattatttttgataccaCTAAGAAAACACAATGCTgcctgctgggtgcagtggctcatgcctgtaatctcagcactttgggagaccaaggcaagaggatcattcgAGGCCAGGAATTgtagaccagccttggcaacatagtgagacctcatctcaacaaaaaattttaaaaacattggccaggtatggtggtgagctcctgtagtcccagacactcatgaggctgaggtggggggattgcttaaGCCAGAAGGTAGAAACTGTAgagtttgcaccactgtaccccagcctgggtgacaaaaagagaccctgtgtcaaaacaagaaaaagtaggaggaggaggaggaggaagatgaggaggaagaggaggaggagaaagaggaagaaagaggaagaggaaaagaggaagaagaagaagaagaagaagaagaggaagaagaagaagaagaagaagaagaagaagaagaagaagaagaagaagaagaagaagaagaagaagaagaagaagaagaagaaggagaccCTGtgtcaagaagaagaagaagaagaagaagaagaagaagaagaagaagaagaagaagaagaagaagaagaagaagaagaagaagagtaggaggaggaggaggaggaggaagaagaagaagaagaaacaatgcTACCAATTAAGCTTTGACACCCCACAGATGGTAAGTTGCAGCCTGATAAGTATTGACTTATTGAAAAAAGGGAGTAAATTACCATTTATTAACCAGAGATTAGCACCATTAACATTTTggcttatttttactttcctaTGTATTTTGTTAAAACTTAGATAAATATACAGATAGGTTATTCTTtctaaaatagcatttttaaagctttttaaaatgacaaatgcaTTTAATGAGAGCATAATATATAATTGTGTGGCAGTATCATTATTTACCTAGCCTTTCTTCTACTTTTGGGCAGTTGGATTTGGTCCAATATTTCTGTCTTATATGTAAAATTCCAGTGTGCATTTGTGTATAAATGCTTAAAGCTTCCCCTCTCAAACTTCAAGTTAGGAATTCTACATTTAGGATAGATTTTTGGGCAAAGAATTACTAAGTCAAAGAATATGAACACATTTAAAAGTATTGATACATATAAAGAGTTCTTTTTGTAATGGGCTGTACCAATTTGCACTCTCAGCAACAATAAGAATGATCATCTACTGCTTCACTGATTGTATTAAAtatcataatttaaaactttgctaatttgaaaagcaaacaaaatgaaaagaaaaaatgatatgtAAAGGTTGTACTACTTGTAATTTCTCCTGTATTTTAAGTTTGTTCTCTTTCCcttatctcttcctttctctcttgcttcttttttctttctccctccctctcctctctcctgcaaATCATTCGTTTTTTGCCTTTGTGTTGATTTGGGTTTATATACCATTGATTACTAAATTTTGTCATATGTGTTGCTAAGATTTCCATTTGCTGCTTGGCTTTTAAGTTATAGTTGttctaatattatatttttgagtAAAATGTATCAGTGTTTTTCTCTGTAATTCCTTCCAttgcttttaagttttaaagACTGCTTTAGagatcagataaaaataaaaacttgaattaGCTTCTAGATGTTTGCAATTTGACTTTTgcttacatttattatttaatcaaCTTGGGATTTATTTTGATAAAGGGTTTTATGTGAATATCTCATTTTGTCCCAGATTACTGATCAATTATATCCATTATCTCTTGAATGATTATTCCTTTCTCTACAGATGCATGACAT
This region includes:
- the CFAP161 gene encoding cilia- and flagella-associated protein 161, which produces MAQNLYGPGVRIGNWNEDVYLEEELMKDFLEKRDKGKLLIQRRRRLKQNLLRPMQLSMTEDGYVHYGDKVMLVNPDDPDTEADVFLGGDLSLCMTPDEIQSHLRDELEVPCGLSAVQAKTPIGRNTFIILSVHGDATGQVLRYGQDFCLGITGGFDNKMLYLSSDHRTLLKSSKRSWLQEVYLTDEVSHMNCWQAAIPDPQLRLEYEGFPVPANAKILINHCHTNRGLAAHRHLFLSTYFGKEAEVVAHTYLDSHRVEKPRNHWMLVTGNPRDASSTMLDLPKPPAEDTRAMEQAMGLDTQ